From a region of the Cucumis sativus cultivar 9930 chromosome 6, Cucumber_9930_V3, whole genome shotgun sequence genome:
- the LOC101216731 gene encoding DUF21 domain-containing protein At4g33700 isoform X1 produces the protein MEVEYSCCTTGFFSRIGIVIFLVLFAGLMSGLTLGLMSMSLVEIEVLAKSGKPSDRKYAVGFTLSLNITARILPVCRKQHLLLCTLLICNAVAMEALPIFLDSLVTAWGAILISVTLILLFGEIIPQAVCSRYGLAVGATVAPFVRVLVWICFPVAYPISKLLDISLGKEHKALFRRAELKTLVDFHGNEAGKGGELTRDETTIIAGALELTEKVARDVMTPISETFAIDINANLDSNLVKLILEKGHSRVPVFYERPTNIIGLVLVKNLITRLSPDGIPIKSFPIRKIPRVSETMPLYNILNDFQKGHSHMAVIVREKENPERSVKGNQLEAKDVKVEIDGENHQQEKGLNTKRSLKRLNTLVDRSNSYRKFSGSKKWSKDFNSEVLHIADDLLPKLSEEGEAIGIITLEDVIEELLQEEIYDETDYRT, from the exons ATGGAAGTGGAATATAGCTGCTGCACTACAGGATTTTTCAGTCGCATTGGAATTGTCATCTTCTTAGTGTTGTTTGCTGGGTTAATGTCTGGCCTCACTCTCGGCCTCATGTCTATGAGCCTTGTTGAGATTGAAGTTCTTGCCAAGTCTGGAAAACCAAGTGACCGTAAATATGCTG TGGGTTTTACATTGTCTCTCAACATAACAGCAAGGATACTCCCAGTTTGTAGAAAACAACACTTGCTGCTTTGCACTTTGTTGATTTGCAATGCTGTAGCCATGGAG GCACTACCAATTTTTTTGGACAGTTTGGTGACGGCTTGGGGCGCTATATTGATCTCAGTCACTTTGATCTTATTATTTGGCGAG ATTATTCCTCAGGCTGTTTGTTCTAGATATGGTTTAGCAGTTGGTGCAACAGTGGCTCCATTTGTGAGGGTTCTTGTTTGGATTTGCTTTCCTGTTGCATATCCTATAAGCAAG CTATTGGACATTTCATTGGGTAAAGAACATAAAGCTCTGTTCCGTAGAGCAGAACTGAAAACACTAGTAGATTTTCACGGCAATGAG GCTGGAAAAGGAGGAGAGTTGACACGAGATGAAACAACCATAATAGCAGGAGCACTGGAACTCACAGAGAAGGTGGCGAGAGATGTCATGACTCCCATTTCTGAAACTTTTGCGATCGATATCAATGCCAATCTTGACAG CAACTTGGTCAAATTAATTCTAGAGAAGGGGCACAGCAGAGTGCCTGTGTTCTATGAACGCCCTACAAATATCATTGGCCTCGTATTG gtgaAGAATTTAATTACTAGGCTTTCACCAGATGGGATACCAATTAAGAGCTTCCCGATTCGAAAAATTCCAAG GGTCTCAGAAACAATGCCATTATACAACATACTAAATGATTTCCAGAAAGGTCATAGTCATATGGCTGTTATtgtaagagaaaaagaaaatccagaAAGGTCTGTTAAAGGAAATCAACTTGAGG CAAAAGATGTGAAAGTGGAAATCGATGGTGAAAATCATCAACAGGAAAAAGGTTTAAACACCAAGAGATCACTGAAAAGGCTAAACACACTTGTCGATCGTAGTAATTCCTATAGGAAGTTCTCTGGAAGTAAGAAATGGTCTAAGGACTTCAACTCAGAGGTCCTCCATATTGCTGATGACCTGCTGCCTAAGCTCTCTGAAGAGGGGGAAGCAATTGGCATCATAACACTTGAAGATGTCATTGAGGAGCTTTTGCAG GAGGAAATCTATGATGAGACGGATTATCGTACTTAG
- the LOC101217204 gene encoding probable pectin methylesterase CGR3, whose product MQRRQPTSTRRNGSFSFAGALNAKSKSSPLLSICLVLVGAVLLLVYAFSGQGLFGGTKIVSKIEGDFSCTLELQRAVTILKTAFGNSMRKVLHVGPDTCSVVSKLLKEGEIEAWGIEPYDIEDADGNCKSLVNKGIVRVADIKFPLPYRAKSFSHVIVSDALDYLSPKYLNKTLSEFARVSSDGLVIFTGSPGQQKAKVNELSKFGRPAKMRSSSWWIRFFVQTSLEENEAAAKKFKQAASKQSYKPGCQVFHLSSYH is encoded by the exons ATGCAAAGGAGGCAACCTACTTCCACGCGTCGCAATGGAAGCTTTTCATTTGCTGGGGCACTGAatgcaaaatcaaaatcatcacCCTTGTTATCTATATGCTTGGTCCTTGTG GGAGCAGTTCTTCTACTTGTCTATGCTTTTAGTGGACAAG GTTTATTTGGAGGCACCAAGATAGTCAGCAAGATTGAAG GTGATTTTTCATGCACATTGGAGTTGCAAAGAGCAGTAACCATCTTAAAGACAGCATTTGGCAATAGCATGCGCAAAGTTTTGCACGTAGGTCCCGATACGTGCTCTGTGGTATCTAAGCTATTGAAAGAAGGTGAAATAGAAGCATGGGGCATAGAACCATATGACATAGAAGATGCTGATGGAAACTGCAAATCACTTGTGAACAAAGGCATTGTACGTGTTGCAGATATCAAGTTCCCTCTACCTTATAGGGCGAAGTCATTTTCCCACGTTATTGTGTCAGATGCATTGGATTATCTATCCCCCAAATACCTGAACAAAACTCTTTCAGAATTCGCAAGGGTTTCTTCTGATGGTCTTGTTATATTTACCG GTTCCCCTGGTCAGCAGAAAGCAAAAGTAAATGAGTTATCAAAGTTTGGACGACCG GCCAAAATGCGAAGCTCGTCTTGGTGGATTCGATTTTTTGTCCAAACAAGCTTAGAAGAGAACGAAGCTGCTGCCAAGAAATTTAAGCAAGCAGCATCCAAGCAGTCTTACAAGCCCGGCTGCCAAGTTTTCCATCTCAGTTCATACCATTGA
- the LOC101216490 gene encoding DEAD-box ATP-dependent RNA helicase 16 encodes MEKVSKVVEHEEEKEGEEEELSFEELGLDPRLVRALIKKEIQKPTPIQHVAIPLILEGKDVVARAKTGSGKTFAYLLPLLQKLFTGSSTKKKSGPSAVVLVPTRELSQQVYKEISSLIETCRVQVKVAQLTSSMSHSDLRTALAGPPDIIVATPACIPKCLSAGVLQPTSINESLEILVLDEADLLLSYGYEDDIKAFAAHVPRSCQCLLMSATSSEDVEKLKKLILHNPFILTLPEVGDVKDDLIPKNVQQFSISCDARDKLLHILSLLKLDLVQKKVLIFTNSIDMGFRLKLFLEKFGIKSAILNAELPQNSRLHILEEFNAGLFDYLIATDDSQTKEKEANEEGNVDKRKSRKRAKQKIDSEFGVVRGIDFKNVYTVINFELPPSASGYIHRIGRTGRAYNTGASISLVSPDEMDNFEEIQSFLRADGDTDIIVPFPLLTKNAVESLRYRAEDVSKSVTKLAIRESRALDLRNEILNSEKLKAHFESNPKDLDLLKHDKILSKNPPAPHLRDVPDYLVDPVTQEASKIIKLARAAMGNVQSGRRRGFKRKSRNDKDPLKTFSAEGPKRSRRGGGNREDKNDDQNNRRKKKNSV; translated from the exons ATGGAGAAGGTTTCGAAAGTAGTTGAACACGAGGAGGAAAAGGAAggcgaagaagaagaactGAGTTTCGAGGAACTTGGATTGGACCCTCGTCTAGTTCGCGCGTTAATCAAGAAGGAAATTCAAAAGCCAACTCCCATACAACACGTTGCAATTCCGTTAATCTTG GAAGGTAAGGATGTGGTGGCTCGGGCAAAGACTGGTTCTGGGAAGACTTTCGCATATCTTCTTCCATTGCTCCAGAAGCTGTTTACTGGTTCTAGTACGAAGAAGAAGTCGGGTCCAAGTGCAGTTGTTCTGGTTCCGACAAGGGAGCTGAGTCAGCAG GTTTATAAGgaaatttcttctcttatcgAAACTTGTCGAGTTCAAGTGAAAGTTGCCCAACTGACAAGCAGCATGTCACATTCTGATTTG CGGACAGCATTGGCAGGACCACCTGATATCATTGTTGCTACGCCTGCTTGCATCCCCAAATGCTTGTCTGCTGGTGTTCTTCAACCAACCTCCATTAACGAATCTCTCGAAATTCTCGTTCTAGATGAG gCTGATTTGCTATTGTCATATGGCTATGAAGATGATATAAAAGCCTTTGCTGCACATGTCCCACGTTCCTGTCAATGCCTTCTTATGTCTGCTACATCAAG TGAGGatgttgaaaaattaaagaagttgATCTTGCACAATCCCTTCATTTTGACTTTACCCGAAGTGGGGGACGTCAAGGATGATCTGATTCCAAAAAATGTTCAACAATTTTCG ATCTCATGTGATGCTCGAGACAAGTTACTTCATATTCTTTCACTCTTAAAGTTGGACTTGGTTCAGAAAAAAGTTCTCATATTCACGAATAGCATAGACATGGGCTTCAGGTTGAAATTGTTTCTGGAGAAG TTTGGAATCAAATCTGCCATTCTAAATGCTGAGTTGCCGCAAAATTCTCGTCTCCATATTCTTGAG GAATTTAACGCTGGGCTGTTTGACTATTTAATTGCAACCGATGACagtcaaacaaaagaaaaagaggccAACGAGGAGGGTAATGTTGATAAGAGAAAGTCCAGAAAACGTGCTAAGCAAAAGATAGATTCTGAATTTGGAGTAGTACGAGGAATTGACTTCAAAAATGTTTACACA GTTATAAACTTTGAGTTGCCTCCAAGTGCATCAGGGTACATACACCGTATAGGACGTACTGGAAGAGCCTATAATACTGGCGCATCTATCTCATTG GTTTCTCCAGATGAGATggataattttgaagaaatacaATCTTTTCTGAGAGCTGATGGGGATACAGACATTATTGTTCCTTTTCCATTACTTACTAAAAATGCAGTGGAGTCTTTACGTTATAGAGCTGAG GATGTTTCCAAGAGTGTGACAAAACTTGCGATCAGAGAATCTCGAGCTCTGGATTTGAGGAATGAGATTCTGAACTCTGAAAA ATTGAAAGCTCACTTTGAATCTAATCCGAAGGACTTAG ATTTGTTGAAACATGATAAAATTCTCAGCAAGAATCCCCCTGCTCCTCACCTGCGTGATGTACCTGACTATCTTGTTGACCCAGTAACTCAAGAAGCCAGCAAGATCATCAAGCTTGCTAGAGCAGCAATGGGAAATGTGCAGTCTGGCCGTAGGCGTGGgttcaaaagaaaatctagAAATGACAAAGACCCTCTTAAAACATTTTCGGCTGAG GGTCCAAAGAGATCTCGCCGTGGTGGAGGGAATAGAGAAGACAAAAACGATGATCAAAACAACAGACgtaagaagaaaaattcagtttga
- the LOC101216241 gene encoding receptor-like protein 44: protein MVGCTLLIFGLLASAAFFPLSSSDPNDEACLVNLSQSLEDPTNSLHNWTQSNLANPCNGFNSYIHGATCNSGRIYKLSLNNLSLRGTISPFLANCTNLQALDLSSNFLTGPIPSDLQYLVNLAVLNLSANRLTDQIPQELAFCAYLNVIDLHDNLLTGQIPQRLGLLVRLSTFDVSNNRLSGPIPSTLGNRSGNLPKFNASSFEGNKDLYGYPLAPLKNRGLSVIAIVGIGLGSGLVSLVLSFTAVCIWLKITERKMVVEEGKISQLMPDY from the coding sequence ATGGTTGGTTGCACCCTGCTGATCTTTGGCTTGTTGGCTTCCGCCGCTTTCTTCCCTTTGTCTTCTTCAGATCCAAACGACGAGGCATGTCTCGTCAATCTCAGCCAATCTTTAGAAGACCCGACTAATTCCCTTCATAACTGGACCCAATCCAACCTTGCTAACCCTTGTAATGGCTTCAACTCTTACATTCATGGTGCCACTTGCAATAGCGGCCGTATTTACAAGCTTTCCCTCAATAATCTCTCCCTTCGTGGTActatttctccttttcttgCAAACTGCACTAATTTACAAGCACTCGACCTCTCCTCCAATTTCCTCACAGGTCCAATCCCTTCCGACCTTCAATATCTCGTTAATCTCGCCGTTCTTAACCTCTCTGCTAATCGCCTCACCGACCAGATCCCTCAGGAGCTCGCATTTTGTGCTTACTTGAACGTTATCGATCTCCACGACAATTTGCTTACTGGGCAGATTCCCCAACGACTGGGTCTTCTCGTTAGACTCTCTACTTTCGATGTCTCGAATAATCGTCTCTCTGGACCAATCCCTTCCACGCTCGGTAATCGAAGTGGGAATTTGCCCAAATTTAATGCCTCCTCGTTTGAAGGCAACAAGGATCTCTACGGCTACCCTTTGGCGCCATTGAAGAACAGGGGCCTCTCTGTTATCGCCATTGTTGGAATCGGTTTAGGGAGTGGACTCGTTAGCTTGGTGCTTAGCTTCACCGCCGTTTGTATATGGCTGAAAATCACAGAACGGAAGATGGTGGTCGAAGAAGGCAAAATTAGTCAGCTCATGCCTGATTATTGA
- the LOC101216731 gene encoding DUF21 domain-containing protein At4g33700 isoform X2 — translation MEVEYSCCTTGFFSRIGIVIFLVLFAGLMSGLTLGLMSMSLVEIEVLAKSGKPSDRKYAARILPVCRKQHLLLCTLLICNAVAMEALPIFLDSLVTAWGAILISVTLILLFGEIIPQAVCSRYGLAVGATVAPFVRVLVWICFPVAYPISKLLDISLGKEHKALFRRAELKTLVDFHGNEAGKGGELTRDETTIIAGALELTEKVARDVMTPISETFAIDINANLDSNLVKLILEKGHSRVPVFYERPTNIIGLVLVKNLITRLSPDGIPIKSFPIRKIPRVSETMPLYNILNDFQKGHSHMAVIVREKENPERSVKGNQLEAKDVKVEIDGENHQQEKGLNTKRSLKRLNTLVDRSNSYRKFSGSKKWSKDFNSEVLHIADDLLPKLSEEGEAIGIITLEDVIEELLQEEIYDETDYRT, via the exons ATGGAAGTGGAATATAGCTGCTGCACTACAGGATTTTTCAGTCGCATTGGAATTGTCATCTTCTTAGTGTTGTTTGCTGGGTTAATGTCTGGCCTCACTCTCGGCCTCATGTCTATGAGCCTTGTTGAGATTGAAGTTCTTGCCAAGTCTGGAAAACCAAGTGACCGTAAATATGCTG CAAGGATACTCCCAGTTTGTAGAAAACAACACTTGCTGCTTTGCACTTTGTTGATTTGCAATGCTGTAGCCATGGAG GCACTACCAATTTTTTTGGACAGTTTGGTGACGGCTTGGGGCGCTATATTGATCTCAGTCACTTTGATCTTATTATTTGGCGAG ATTATTCCTCAGGCTGTTTGTTCTAGATATGGTTTAGCAGTTGGTGCAACAGTGGCTCCATTTGTGAGGGTTCTTGTTTGGATTTGCTTTCCTGTTGCATATCCTATAAGCAAG CTATTGGACATTTCATTGGGTAAAGAACATAAAGCTCTGTTCCGTAGAGCAGAACTGAAAACACTAGTAGATTTTCACGGCAATGAG GCTGGAAAAGGAGGAGAGTTGACACGAGATGAAACAACCATAATAGCAGGAGCACTGGAACTCACAGAGAAGGTGGCGAGAGATGTCATGACTCCCATTTCTGAAACTTTTGCGATCGATATCAATGCCAATCTTGACAG CAACTTGGTCAAATTAATTCTAGAGAAGGGGCACAGCAGAGTGCCTGTGTTCTATGAACGCCCTACAAATATCATTGGCCTCGTATTG gtgaAGAATTTAATTACTAGGCTTTCACCAGATGGGATACCAATTAAGAGCTTCCCGATTCGAAAAATTCCAAG GGTCTCAGAAACAATGCCATTATACAACATACTAAATGATTTCCAGAAAGGTCATAGTCATATGGCTGTTATtgtaagagaaaaagaaaatccagaAAGGTCTGTTAAAGGAAATCAACTTGAGG CAAAAGATGTGAAAGTGGAAATCGATGGTGAAAATCATCAACAGGAAAAAGGTTTAAACACCAAGAGATCACTGAAAAGGCTAAACACACTTGTCGATCGTAGTAATTCCTATAGGAAGTTCTCTGGAAGTAAGAAATGGTCTAAGGACTTCAACTCAGAGGTCCTCCATATTGCTGATGACCTGCTGCCTAAGCTCTCTGAAGAGGGGGAAGCAATTGGCATCATAACACTTGAAGATGTCATTGAGGAGCTTTTGCAG GAGGAAATCTATGATGAGACGGATTATCGTACTTAG